The Lycium barbarum isolate Lr01 chromosome 10, ASM1917538v2, whole genome shotgun sequence genome includes a region encoding these proteins:
- the LOC132612991 gene encoding uncharacterized protein LOC132612991 has protein sequence MIAQVLLKDVAETPRIPIKDCIRNVKIVYHKTISKRKGYLGRRRAFEMIYRNWYGSFQTLPRYMAALQKFNDGTVVEWTLLSGNIFNYVFWTTKPCIDGFTHCRPVISIDGTHVYGVYDIKLSIAVGMDANGSIFPHAFVIAVNESNETWGMFWTHLR, from the exons atGATTGCTCAAGTGCTACTTAAAGACGTTGCCGAAACCCCAAG gatccccatcaaagattgcattagaaaCGTTAAGATAGTATATCATAAAAcaataagcaagagaaagggatatcttgggcgtaggcgtgcgtTTGAGATGATTTATAGGAATTGGTATGGCTCTTTCCAGACGTTGCcgaggtatatggcagctctacaaaaATTCAATGATGGAACAGTTGTAGAGTGGACGCTTCTGTCCGGTAATATTTTCAACTATGTGTTTTGGACAACCAAACCATGTATTGATGGTTTTACTCACTGCCGGCCAGTCATATCCATAGATGGCACGCATGTATATGGTGTATACGACATCAAGCTATCGATTGcagtaggaatggatgccaatgggtcgatATTCCCTCATGCTTTCGTAATTGCCGttaacgagagcaacgagacatgggggatgttTTGGACACATTTGAGGTAG
- the LOC132613704 gene encoding rhomboid-like protein 19: MNGRSSTEIITSYYPRKSLFLAIPFALIPNLTILNRQVKKKKKKKKKKKKKTTNTAFLSPSSNRGNQTHLPLQLCVITWQEAGMNMYTGFTRLCKGLAVVLVGGHMVVHILPSSLSYLALIPAKTIPFAWNLITAGYTEQTVYGAIISSIGLLFLGKLLEPIWGSREFLKFIFIVNFLTSLFVFITAISLYYITRLEIYLYMPISGFQGVLSGFFVGVKQILPDQELSILKLKAKWLPSLALLFSIAVSFFTADSVSYLPTIVFGTYFGWIYLRYWQKKPETKLKGDPSDEFAFSSFFPEFFRPVIDPIATIFERMLCGRRSEISNEERGYTLGGSTLPGSDPIEASRRRERGARALEERLAAERLAAGKKAEDSERDANDNV, translated from the exons ATGAACGGAAGGAGTAGCACAGAAATTATCACTAGTTATTATCCAAGGAAATCGTTGTTTCTTGCGATTCCTTTCGCATTAATCCCCAATCTAACTATACTAAATAGACaggtgaaaaagaaaaagaaaaagaaaaagaaaaagaaaaagaaaaccacAAATACAGCATTTTTAAGTCCATCTTCTAACAGAGGCAACCAAACCCATCTCCCATTACAGCTGTGTGTGATTACTT GGCAGGAGGCaggtatgaatatgtatacgggGTTCACTCGGCTATGCAAGGGTCTTGCAGTAGTGCTTGTTGGAGGTCACATGGTTGTTCACATTCTTCCTTCTTCTCTTTCCTATCTTGCTCTCATCCCTGCCAA GACTATTCCATTTGCATGGAATCTTATAACAGCTGGTTACACCGAACAAACAGTGTATGGG GCAATCATCAGCTCCATCGGACTTCTTTTCCTGGGGAAGCTGCTTGAGCCCATCTGGGGTTCCAGGGAATTCTTGAAGTTCATCTTTATTGTCAACTTTTTGACATCTCTCTTTGTTTTCATCACAGCCATATCATTGTACTACATAACAAGACTGGAAATCTACCT CTATATGCCTATTTCCGGCTTCCAAGGAGTTCTTTCTGGTTTCTTTGTTGGCGTCAAGCAAATCTTGCCCGACCAAGAGTTATCTATTTTGAAACTGAAAGCGAAG TGGTTGCCTTCCCTTGCATTGTTGTTCTCAATTGCTGTAAGTTTTTTCACGGCAGATTCAGTATCATACCTTCCAACAATAGTATTTGGGACATATTTTGGCTGGATCTACCTAAGATACTGGCAGAAGAAACCAGAGACAAAACTAAAGGGTGATCCAAGTGATGAATTTGCCTTCTCTTCTTTCTTCCCTGAATTTTTCAG ACCAGTAATTGATCCAATTGCAACAATATTTGAACGGATGCTTTGTGGTAGAAGATCTGAGATTTCTAACGAGGAAAGGGGCTATACTCTAGGTGGTTCCACATTGCCTGGTTCTGATCCCATTGAAGCATCGAGGAGGAG GGAAAGAGGTGCGAGAGCACTTGAAGAAAGATTGGCAGCGGAGCGTTTGGCTGCTGGAAAGAAGGCTGAAGATTCAGAAAGAGATGCCAATGATAATGTGTAG